Within the Halobaculum limi genome, the region CTGACAAGGCAATCCTATGGCTGTGATCGCGAATGGTACGTGAACTTCGTGTCGCTGGATTAGCTCCGCACGATGCGGGACGTGGGATCGCACGAGTTGGAACGAGTGTTCTGACCGAACTTGGAATTGAACCGGGAGACACCCTCCAAATCACGGGTCGGCGACGAACCGTCGCGAAGGCGATGCCGGCGTACGAGGGTGACCCAGATGGGATCCTCCGGATAGACGGGAACGTCCGGTCGAACGCCGGAGTTGCGATCGACGACTTCGCGGAGGTCGACACTGTAGAAGCAACACCGGCGGAATCGATCACCGTCGCGCTTCCACAGTATGTCATTCTCCGTGGCGCAGAGCAGTTCCTCGCCCGGTATATGACCGACCGCCCTGTCGTCCGGGGAGACGTAGTCCATCTCCGCTTGCTCGGCCAACCGTTCGTGTTCCTTGTCACGAAGACATCGCCCGCTGGACCCGTTATTGTCACCGGTGAGACGGAGCTGACGATTCGCGAGCGCCCGATCAGCGAGGACGACCTCCAGGGCGAACGCGCCGGGATTCCGGACGTCACCTACGAAGATATCGGCGGACTCGACCGCGAACTCGACCGCGTGAGAGAGATCATCGAACTTCCACTCCGACACCCCGAGTTGTTCCGCCGGCTCGGCATCGCCCCACCGAAGGGCGTGTTGTTGTACGGCCCACCGGGGACCGGCAAGACGTTGATCGCGAAGGCCGTCGCCAACGAAGTCAACGCGGAGTTCTACGCGATCTCGGGCCCGGAAATTATGTCCAAGTACTACGGCGAAAGCGAGCAGCATCTCCGTGAGATATTCGATGAAGCCGCACGCAACACGCCGGCAATCGTCTTCATCGACGAAATCGATTCTATCGCGCCAAGTCGCGACGAAGTCACCGGAGAGGTCGAACGGCGTGTGGTCGCCCAACTACTCTCGTTGATGGACGGCCTCGAAGAGCGTGGCGACGTGATCGTGATCGCTGCGACGAACCGACCGGATGCGATCGACACGGCGTTACGTCGGGGCGGCCGCTTCGACCGCGAGATCGAGATCGGCCCGCCGGACCGTGATGGCCGGTTGGAGATCCTGACCGTCCACACCCGTGGGATGCCGTTGGCGTCAGCCGTCGATCTCGACGATGTCGCCGATCGAACGTACGGGTTCGTCGGCGCAGACTTGGAGGGACTCGCCAAAGAGGCGGCGATGACCGCGCTCCGGCGGGCGCAAGTCGACTTGGACATCGACTTAGATGCAGAGACCGTCTCGCCGGACATTCTCGAACAGATCGAGATCACGGTCGATGACTTCGAAGCCGCGCTCCAAGAGGTGCAACCAAGTGCGATGCGGGAGGTGTTCGTCGAGGTGCCCAACGTGACGTACGACGACGTCGGGGGCCTCGAATCCGTCCGTGAAGAACTCGTTCGTGCGGTCGAGTGGCCCCTCCGCTACCCACAACTGTTCGAGACCCTCCACACAGAGGCGCCGAAAGGCATCCTCCTGTACGGGCCCCCAGGGACGGGCAAGACGCTGTTGGCGCGGGCGATCGCAAATGAGAGCGGCGTGAACTTCATGTCGGTGAAAGGCCCGGAACTGCTCGACAAGTTCGTCGGTGAGTCGGAGAAGGCAGTCAGAGAGGTGTTTCGACGGGCTCGACAGAACGCCCCGACGATCGTGTTCTTCGACGAACTCGACGCGCTCGCGCCCGAACGCGGCGGGACGATGGACTCACGCGTGACCGAGCGGGTCGTCTCCCAACTACTGACGGAGTTAGACGGGATCGAGGATCTCCGAAACGTGTTGATCATCGGGGCGACGAATCGGCCAGACATCGTCGACCGAGCGCTCTTGCGTCCGGGCCGCTTGGAGAAGATCCTCTACGTCCCAACGCCGGACAGGGACGCTCGACTCGCGATCTTTGGCGTTCACACTGCAGGCGTTCCGTTAGAAGATGACGTCGACCTCGCGGAGTTGGCAGACCGGAGCGAGCGGTACACCGGCAGCGACATCGAGGCGATCGTTCGCGAAGCGAGCCTGTTGGCGATGGAGACCGCGATCGAGGACGTTCCCGCAGATTCCTCACCCACAGCACTCGACGAGTGGGCAGCGACGGTCCGCGTTTCAGCCGACGACTTCGACAGAGCGATCGAGAAAGTGACGCCGTCCGTGACAGCGGAGATGCAGCAGTTCTACGATGACCTTGCGCAGGAGTTGGGTGGAACGATAGACCTCGATGTCGACAGTTCGGAGTTGGGATTCCAGTGACATCTCCCACGAGTGAAGTCGTTGGCTTCCGCCTCGAATGTGTGTGAGAACTCCCCACCCCTCGTCACTCTGCTTCGAGGCGGTGGAGCCTGTATCGGTACGTGTTCTGGTCGGTTTTGACGACGAGGACGTGCCCGTCGTTGGTGTGTTCAATCCGGTCGAAGTGCGTCGCGAGGTTGCCCGGGTTGAGCGAGTCGGTGCCTTCCAGCCCGAAGAACAACCGCGCGGGTTCGTGCCTATCGGTATCTACTGCTCGCGCCTCCACCCCCAATGACTCACCACTTTCGAGAATTTCGACGTCACCAGAGAGTTCCCACGTGTGGTCGTGGTACCGGACCTCCTTGCCACGAATATC harbors:
- a CDS encoding CDC48 family AAA ATPase yields the protein MVRELRVAGLAPHDAGRGIARVGTSVLTELGIEPGDTLQITGRRRTVAKAMPAYEGDPDGILRIDGNVRSNAGVAIDDFAEVDTVEATPAESITVALPQYVILRGAEQFLARYMTDRPVVRGDVVHLRLLGQPFVFLVTKTSPAGPVIVTGETELTIRERPISEDDLQGERAGIPDVTYEDIGGLDRELDRVREIIELPLRHPELFRRLGIAPPKGVLLYGPPGTGKTLIAKAVANEVNAEFYAISGPEIMSKYYGESEQHLREIFDEAARNTPAIVFIDEIDSIAPSRDEVTGEVERRVVAQLLSLMDGLEERGDVIVIAATNRPDAIDTALRRGGRFDREIEIGPPDRDGRLEILTVHTRGMPLASAVDLDDVADRTYGFVGADLEGLAKEAAMTALRRAQVDLDIDLDAETVSPDILEQIEITVDDFEAALQEVQPSAMREVFVEVPNVTYDDVGGLESVREELVRAVEWPLRYPQLFETLHTEAPKGILLYGPPGTGKTLLARAIANESGVNFMSVKGPELLDKFVGESEKAVREVFRRARQNAPTIVFFDELDALAPERGGTMDSRVTERVVSQLLTELDGIEDLRNVLIIGATNRPDIVDRALLRPGRLEKILYVPTPDRDARLAIFGVHTAGVPLEDDVDLAELADRSERYTGSDIEAIVREASLLAMETAIEDVPADSSPTALDEWAATVRVSADDFDRAIEKVTPSVTAEMQQFYDDLAQELGGTIDLDVDSSELGFQ